The Vibrio metoecus sequence ATTGTGTGCGCGTTTTACCGGGTGAACATATTCCTGCCGATGGTGAAATCATCAACACTCGCGTCCATATTGATGAATCTATGCTCACTGGTGAATCTTTGCCTGTAGTAAAAAACTCTGGCGATCAAGTATTCGCTGGTACACTCAATGGTGACGAATCTTTCGACCTACGTGTAACGGCCTCAAAAGCGGACTCAGTGATCTCTAATATCGTGAGATTACAAGATGACGCTCAATCTTCTAAACCTAAAATTGCCGAAATAGCCGACGTAGTGGCGCGCTATTTTGTTGCTATTATTTTGATTATTGCTGCAGGAACATGGATTTTCTGGCATCAGACACGGCCTGAAGATGCCTTCTGGATTATGCTCTCCGTTCTGGTGGCGACCTGCCCTTGTGCCTTGTCACTCGCTACGCCAACAGCATTAACTTGCGCTACTTCCAGTATGGGAAGTATTGGCGTCATGCTGCGCAAAAGCCATGTATTCGAAACCCTGTGTAAAGTTAATCACTTGGTGATCGATAAAACCGGCACATTAACCCATGGCAATATTGAAATTTGTTCCGTGGATACTTGGGGAGACTTTACAGAACAAGAATGCTTAACGATTGCTGCGGAATTGGAAAGTCATGCTAACCATCCCATCGCTAAAGCCTTTCGTCGCTATAAAGTTGAAAGTATCAACCTCAATGAAGTAAAAAATGTCATCGGTAGCGGAATTGAAGGGTTCTACCGAAATCATTTCGTTAAAATTGGCAGTGCTGAGTTTGTGTTAGATACACAATCTCATTCTGACATTAATTGTGTGTTCTTATCTTTAGATAATCAGCATATTGCAACTTTTCATTACCAAGACCCAATACGTAAAGAAGCCAAAGACTTCATCAGTAAATTCCATGCTGCGGGAATCAAAATTACCTTATTGACTGGTGACTCTCAAACTAGCGCGCAAATCGTTGCTAAAGAGATGGAAATCGATAATGTCGTCGCTCAAGCAAAACCGGAAGATAAGCTAAACTACCTGCGCCAGTTAAACCAAACTGACATCACCTTAATGGTAGGCGATGGCATTAATGATGCCCCTACACTTGCGGGAGCGCATTTATCTGTCGCTATGGGTGGTGGAACCGATGTGGCCAAAGCCTCGGCGGATATGGTGCTGATTGGAGACCGTTTAGATAAGCTGTTGGAAGCAAGAACATTGGCGTTGAAGACTCGTAAAATCATTCGTGAAAACTTAGCATGGTCGCTGGGTTACAATGTGCTCATTCTTCCGTTAGCGGTAGCAGGATTAGTGGCGCCTTATATTGCCGTGGTCGGCATGTCAGCCAGTTCCATCATCGTTGTCTCGAATTCACTTCGTTTGCTCAAAAAGCAAGGGAGATAGCCATGGAAAGCTTGTATTTACTGATCCCCATTGCGATCGTACTTGTTTGTGTTGCAGTAGGTATTTTTTTGTGGGCAGTGAAAAGCGAACAGTTCGAAGATCTTGAAAGGCAAGGTCATAACATTCTATTCGACGAAGATGACACTCAGCATAAGGACCAACAGTGAATCCTGATTACTTAGGCGCCTCGATTGTAGGGTTGTTAGGTGTAGGACATTGCTTGGGGATGTGTGGGGGGATAAGCGCCCTACTTTCATTGAATCAAATAAAAACCTCGCCAGTATTACTGCTTTACTACAATCTTGGTCGGCTACTTAGTTATGCAGTGATTGGTGGTATTGTCGGAGGTATTACAGCCTCACTAACCAACCTCATTGATATTCAAGCGGCGTTAGTCTGGCTAAGGCTCATGGCCGCCATTTTAATGGTGATATTAGGTCTTTACATCGGGCGATGGTGGTTCGGATTACTCTGGCTTGAAAAGTTCGGTCAAAAAGCATGGCCATGGATTTCCCCATTAGGTAAGTCTCTATTACCGCTGAAAAAACAATGGCATGCACTACCGTTTGGAATGGTATGGGGCTGGCTACCTTGCGGTTTAGTTTACTCTATGCTCACTTGGTCTGCGGTAGCGGGAAGTTTTGCTCAAGGAGCGTTGATCATGCTGTCATTTGGCTTAGGAACGCTACCTGCCATGCTTGCCAGTGGCTGGGGTGCCACTAAGCTAACACATTGGCAAAACTCGTTTTTTTTCCGTCAATGTGCAGCAATATTGGTGATTCTGTATGGGCTATATACGGCTTACGATGCCATAAAGCTGATAGTTAATCTTAGTTGATGGTTTAGTTATTGCTGATTTATTTTAACTACCCTTTAGGGTTAAGCAATGCTAAAATATTGACGTACATCAATTAGTGAAAGGTTGTTATGATTTCCGAAAAGCCTGCTGCGAAGCGCATTCAATCGGGTGGTTGTGCTATTCACTGTCAAGATTGCAGTATTAGCCAACTGTGTATCCCTTTTACCTTGAATGAGTCTGAGCTCGACCAGCTTGATCAGATCATCGAGCGTAAAAAACCGATTCAGAAAGGTCAGGAGCTTTTTAAAGCTGGTGACGAACTGAGATCTCTTTACGCTATTCGTTCTGGTACGATTAAAAGCTACACCATCACTGAACAAGGTGATGAGCAGATCACCGCATTCCATTTAGCGGGCGATTTGGTGGGTTTTGATGCCATCACGGAGGATCAACACCCAAGCTTTGCTCAAGCACTAGAAACTTCTATGGTGTGTGAAATACCATATGAGATTTTGGATGACCTATCAGGTAAAATGCCGAAACTTCGCCAACAAATCATGCGGTTAATGAGTAGCGAAATCAAAGGCGATCAGGAGATGATCCTGTTACTTTCGAAGAAAAATGCCGAGGAACGTCTTGCTGCATTTTTATATAACCTTTCAACTCGCTTTTCTCAACGCGGTTTTAGCCCTCGTGAGTTTCGTCTCACCATGACTCGTGGTGATATTGGTAACTACCTCGGGTTGACTGTTGAAACCATCAGCCGATTGTTAGGTCGCTTCCAAAAATCAGAGATCCTGAGCGTAAAAGGGAAATACATTACGATTCTCAATCATGCTGAGCTAATGGAACTTGCTGGCGTATCTAAAGAATCTAAATAACATCAATGATGTAGCTCATAATGAGCTACATCATACTTCTTAGAAATACCCTCTCTTTTTGCTAAAACTCTGTTCATAACTAAGCTAAAGTAAAGCTAATAGACCTCCTCACTGAACAAGGAGTTTCCCATGAGCATTTACAGCAAAATTCTTGTCGTGGCCGACATCAACCATGATGAACAACCCGCTTTAGCTCGCGCAATGCAACTCGCGCAAAAAAGCACTTCAACTAGTCACGTGACTTTCTTCCTGTCGATTTATGATTTCTCTTATGACATGACATCCATGCTCTCTCTTGAAGAACGCGACGCCATGCGTAAAGGAGTTATTCACCAGAGAGAACAATGGATGCGCTCAATCGCTGAACCTTATGTTGATCAATCCGTTCAGTTTGAAATTAAGGTCGTATGGCACAACAGGCCTTACGAGGCGATTATTGGAGAAATCTTTGCTGGCGAGCATGACATCCTTATCAAAGCCACACGCAAACATGACATGTTAGAGTCGGTTATTTTTACTCCAACTGACTGGCATTTAATGCGCAAATGCCCAACCCCTGTATTGTTAGTAAAAAATGCTGATTGGCCAGAAAACGCCAACATTATTGCTTCAGTGCATGTGGGATCTGAAGTCGATACACACATTGATTTGAATGATCGAATGGTTGATCAATTAATCAACCTTAGCCAGCGTCTTGGAGCAAACCCATATCTTGTTAACGCATACCCTGTTACCCCCGCGAACATAACTATTGAGCTGCCTGAGTTTGACCCAACCACTTATACTGATGCCGTCCGCGGTCACCATCTTACAGCGATGAAAGCACTACGCCAGAAACATGGTTTAAGTGAAGAACAGACGATTGTTCAGCAAGGGTTGCCTGAAGATGTTATTCCTGATGCGGCTAAACAACTCAACGCAGCAATGGTAATTTTAGGTACCACAGGTAGAACTGGGCTTTCGGCCGTGTTTATCGGCAATACTGCCGAACATGTTATTGATAAAATTAACTGTGATGTACTCGCACTAAAGCCTAATGGCTATGTAAGCCCACTCGACCCGCAAACCGCAATCTAAGTCTTACGTGTTTGATCCCTGTCCTATAGGCAGGGATTTTTTATCCCTGCATGCTATAAATCTGGCATCTCTTGCATTTATCCGTATCATACGCACTTCATTTTGTTTTGAGATTTAAGATAGCAAGCAATGACAGCGCAAACTCAAGAGTTGACCAAAGCTCAACAATACAATTTTAACAAATTGCAAAAGCGTATTCGTCGTAATACCGGTCAAGCAATTGCTGACTTCAATATGATTGAAGATGGTGATCGCATTATGGTGTGTCTGTCCGGTGGAAAAGATAGCTTTACCATGCTGGAAATTTTGATGAGCCTGCAAAAAAGTGCCCCCATCTCTTTTGAACTCATCGCCGTCAATCTTGATCAAAAGCAACCAGGATTTCCAGCTCACGTGCTACCAGAGTATTTGGAAAGCTTAGGTGTTGAATACAAAATCGTTGAAGAAGATACCTATTCGATCGTGCAAGACAAAGTTCCAGAAGGCAAAACGACTTGCGCACTTTGCTCTCGCCTGCGTCGCGGTATTTTATATCGTACGGCCAAAGAACTGGGGGCAACTAAGATTGCTCTTGGCCACCATCGTGATGATATTCTGGAGACCTTGTTCCTGAACATGTTCTACGGCGGAAAAATGAAAGGCATGCCGCCTAAATTGGTATCCGACAATGGCGAGCACGTTGTAATTCGTCCACTAGCTTATTGCCGTGAAAAAGACATCATTAAATACGCAGACATGCGCGGCTACCCGATCATTCCATGTAACCTGTGTGGCTCACAGCCTAACTTACAGCGCCAAGCGGTAAAAATGATGCTCAACGACTGGGATAAACGCTTTCCCGGCCGCATTGAAACCATGTTCAGAGCAATGCAAAACGTGGTGCCAAGCCATCTAGCTGACTTCTCTTTGTTCGATTTTAAATCGATTGATAAAAACTCTGGCGTCATTAATGGCGGCGATATTGGCTTTGATAAAGAAGAAATTGCACCGCAAGTCGTGGAAGATGAAGACTTAGTGATGGAGTTTGACCCATCACTCCAGTTAAATGTCACCAATCTCTAACAGAAAGTCCGACTAATAACAAAGGCTGCCTAAAGGCAGCCTTTGTTTTATGTACGCTAGAAAATATGCTTTTATTTTTTCGCCTTCGGTAAATATGGCAGTACTCGTAAAGTGGGGGCTGGTAATTCCATCCAACCCTCTGGACCAATTTGAGATAGAGCTACTTGGGCTTTGTGATTCACAATCGCCACCGTTTGCCCGTTACTCAAGGTAATAACCCCTTCTGTTTCTGGTGAAAACTCCAACGTGACACCTTCAACTGCCGGAGTAAACCAACTTGCAAACATACCACCTAGTTGTTCAAGCATAGCTTGCA is a genomic window containing:
- the uspE gene encoding universal stress protein UspE, whose translation is MSIYSKILVVADINHDEQPALARAMQLAQKSTSTSHVTFFLSIYDFSYDMTSMLSLEERDAMRKGVIHQREQWMRSIAEPYVDQSVQFEIKVVWHNRPYEAIIGEIFAGEHDILIKATRKHDMLESVIFTPTDWHLMRKCPTPVLLVKNADWPENANIIASVHVGSEVDTHIDLNDRMVDQLINLSQRLGANPYLVNAYPVTPANITIELPEFDPTTYTDAVRGHHLTAMKALRQKHGLSEEQTIVQQGLPEDVIPDAAKQLNAAMVILGTTGRTGLSAVFIGNTAEHVIDKINCDVLALKPNGYVSPLDPQTAI
- a CDS encoding sulfite exporter TauE/SafE family protein; amino-acid sequence: MNPDYLGASIVGLLGVGHCLGMCGGISALLSLNQIKTSPVLLLYYNLGRLLSYAVIGGIVGGITASLTNLIDIQAALVWLRLMAAILMVILGLYIGRWWFGLLWLEKFGQKAWPWISPLGKSLLPLKKQWHALPFGMVWGWLPCGLVYSMLTWSAVAGSFAQGALIMLSFGLGTLPAMLASGWGATKLTHWQNSFFFRQCAAILVILYGLYTAYDAIKLIVNLS
- the ttcA gene encoding tRNA 2-thiocytidine(32) synthetase TtcA → MTAQTQELTKAQQYNFNKLQKRIRRNTGQAIADFNMIEDGDRIMVCLSGGKDSFTMLEILMSLQKSAPISFELIAVNLDQKQPGFPAHVLPEYLESLGVEYKIVEEDTYSIVQDKVPEGKTTCALCSRLRRGILYRTAKELGATKIALGHHRDDILETLFLNMFYGGKMKGMPPKLVSDNGEHVVIRPLAYCREKDIIKYADMRGYPIIPCNLCGSQPNLQRQAVKMMLNDWDKRFPGRIETMFRAMQNVVPSHLADFSLFDFKSIDKNSGVINGGDIGFDKEEIAPQVVEDEDLVMEFDPSLQLNVTNL
- the ccoS gene encoding cbb3-type cytochrome oxidase assembly protein CcoS, whose translation is MESLYLLIPIAIVLVCVAVGIFLWAVKSEQFEDLERQGHNILFDEDDTQHKDQQ
- a CDS encoding heavy metal translocating P-type ATPase, whose amino-acid sequence is MNKTCYHCGEDVPANTNFNVDILGEKREMCCPGCQTVAQTIVDNGLVSYYQFRTAPAEKVDLVPEQLKALIHYDNADVQAEFVRHNDDHSEVTLSLDGVSCAACAWLIEKQLHAEPGVVSIHVNTTTNRALLSWNRSKTQLSHVLAQIHKLGYKAAPFEADKHEAQYHHAMKTYLYRLGIAGLATMQVMMLAVALYLEAFGDLDAEFKNYFRWVSLIFATPVLLYSALPFYLNAWRSVRGRTLGMDVPVSLALIFAYVASLIATVTQQGEVFFESISMFTFFLLVGRFLEMRARRKAAAASGNLLKLIPAIATTLDGQQVPVKTLKPGDCVRVLPGEHIPADGEIINTRVHIDESMLTGESLPVVKNSGDQVFAGTLNGDESFDLRVTASKADSVISNIVRLQDDAQSSKPKIAEIADVVARYFVAIILIIAAGTWIFWHQTRPEDAFWIMLSVLVATCPCALSLATPTALTCATSSMGSIGVMLRKSHVFETLCKVNHLVIDKTGTLTHGNIEICSVDTWGDFTEQECLTIAAELESHANHPIAKAFRRYKVESINLNEVKNVIGSGIEGFYRNHFVKIGSAEFVLDTQSHSDINCVFLSLDNQHIATFHYQDPIRKEAKDFISKFHAAGIKITLLTGDSQTSAQIVAKEMEIDNVVAQAKPEDKLNYLRQLNQTDITLMVGDGINDAPTLAGAHLSVAMGGGTDVAKASADMVLIGDRLDKLLEARTLALKTRKIIRENLAWSLGYNVLILPLAVAGLVAPYIAVVGMSASSIIVVSNSLRLLKKQGR
- a CDS encoding FNR family transcription factor, whose translation is MISEKPAAKRIQSGGCAIHCQDCSISQLCIPFTLNESELDQLDQIIERKKPIQKGQELFKAGDELRSLYAIRSGTIKSYTITEQGDEQITAFHLAGDLVGFDAITEDQHPSFAQALETSMVCEIPYEILDDLSGKMPKLRQQIMRLMSSEIKGDQEMILLLSKKNAEERLAAFLYNLSTRFSQRGFSPREFRLTMTRGDIGNYLGLTVETISRLLGRFQKSEILSVKGKYITILNHAELMELAGVSKESK